ACGATGGTAATTACTATGTTGTCCTGTACCCGAGTAACAATAATCTTGCCCCAATAGCGGAATTGCACAATCAACGGAACGGACAAGAGTCAGTCGATCTAATCTGGACCTACAGCCCGAGAAAACGCGACGGGCGCAACAACGAAAGGAAAGAAGCTTTCGTTCAAGCGGCCGGATCCGCTGATTATGTTGTGTCGCTTCCAGGCGCCCTCGTGACCCTTGAAGATTTTCTGGAGGATGTTTTTCAGCTCTCGGCCCTCCGACTCGCCGCGGATGAGCTATCGGACTATAGCCATGAGTCAACGCGCCAGTCTTTCCCGGAAGGCAAAAGAATAGAGCGTCTACATAAGTTCAGGGAGCGAGATTCAAGGGCGGTCCGCCAAGCGAAACACCGACACGCCCAGCGAAACAACGGAGCATTGCCTTGCGAAGTTTGCCGCTTCGATTTCGCACGAACGTATGGTCCTCTTGGGGAGTCGTACATCGAGGCGCACCACACCAGGCCCCTAAGTGAGCTTGCTGACGGAGAAATGCAAATTACAGAAGTTGATGATTTTGTGTTGGTCT
This Halorhodospira halochloris DNA region includes the following protein-coding sequences:
- a CDS encoding HNH endonuclease, encoding MNKNTARNLAKVLKHDLGSCPEFHLSEEIRHLPLGGFHSFADGKPCMGAFRIERVDGEALWLLVIDWYDDGNYYVVLYPSNNNLAPIAELHNQRNGQESVDLIWTYSPRKRDGRNNERKEAFVQAAGSADYVVSLPGALVTLEDFLEDVFQLSALRLAADELSDYSHESTRQSFPEGKRIERLHKFRERDSRAVRQAKHRHAQRNNGALPCEVCRFDFARTYGPLGESYIEAHHTRPLSELADGEMQITEVDDFVLVCANCHRMLHRKRPWASVDELRKALKSET